One Synechococcus sp. PROS-9-1 DNA window includes the following coding sequences:
- a CDS encoding N-acetylmuramoyl-L-alanine amidase, with product MARLPFRFSALVLAAALQASSLLISLPAKAASALAAWKLSSSGELLLRTAAGARLQAFFESGDRKRGPRVWIDFPGELSRSRSLPGSGPVREIRLGRPNVGETRLVIEFQPGVDLDPSQLKLIGTASNRWKLSFQGLPTTGLRPIGEGDINRASSGSWPGGLRIQPSRTPVNAAGLPTVTRGKYRVVIDPGHGGPDPGAIGIRGIRESEIVLDISLQVVRLLEAKGVQVTMTRTAEVDVDLPPRVSIANRAGANAFVSIHANAVSMSRQNVNGIETFFYSGRRSARLAAHLQQQMLNVSPGSPNRGVKRGRFFVIRRTIMPAALVEMGFVTGNIDSPRLASSAHRQRLALAIATGILDFLKGVR from the coding sequence ATGGCCAGGCTGCCCTTTCGCTTCAGTGCGCTCGTCCTTGCCGCGGCTCTACAAGCTTCATCGCTGCTGATCAGCTTGCCTGCCAAGGCCGCAAGTGCCCTAGCAGCGTGGAAACTCAGTTCTTCGGGCGAGCTCCTATTGCGCACCGCTGCGGGGGCACGACTTCAAGCCTTCTTCGAATCCGGAGATCGCAAGCGTGGTCCAAGGGTTTGGATCGATTTTCCAGGTGAGCTCAGTCGCTCTAGAAGCCTGCCCGGTTCTGGCCCTGTTCGCGAAATTCGTCTTGGCAGACCAAACGTGGGTGAGACCCGCTTGGTGATTGAGTTTCAGCCAGGGGTCGATCTCGATCCCAGTCAGTTGAAATTGATAGGTACCGCTTCAAATCGCTGGAAGCTCAGTTTTCAAGGGCTTCCCACCACTGGATTGCGGCCGATCGGCGAAGGAGATATCAACCGTGCATCCTCTGGGTCCTGGCCCGGAGGCCTACGCATCCAACCGAGCCGAACCCCGGTGAATGCAGCGGGCTTACCCACCGTGACCCGAGGAAAATACCGCGTGGTCATCGATCCAGGCCATGGTGGACCCGATCCAGGCGCTATTGGGATTCGAGGCATCCGGGAGAGTGAAATCGTTCTCGATATCTCGCTGCAAGTGGTTCGCTTACTGGAAGCCAAGGGGGTTCAAGTCACCATGACGCGAACGGCGGAAGTGGATGTGGATCTGCCACCCCGGGTTTCGATTGCCAACCGCGCTGGGGCCAATGCCTTCGTGAGTATTCATGCCAATGCGGTCAGCATGTCAAGACAGAATGTCAATGGGATAGAGACATTCTTTTATTCCGGCCGTCGTTCCGCCCGCTTAGCCGCTCACCTTCAGCAGCAAATGCTAAACGTGTCCCCCGGTAGCCCGAATCGGGGTGTGAAACGAGGTCGATTCTTTGTGATTAGGCGAACAATAATGCCAGCAGCACTCGTCGAGATGGGATTTGTCACTGGCAATATTGACTCTCCGCGCCTCGCTAGCTCCGCCCACCGTCAGAGGCTTGCTTTGGCTATTGCCACTGGCATTCTTGATTTTCTGAAAGGGGTGCGTTGA
- the murI gene encoding glutamate racemase — translation MTIRLGLFDSGIGGLTVLRRILERHGAVPVTYLGDTARVPYGSRSPSEIRSIAAEVVAWLRAQQVSTVVMACNTTNALARDVTEGQAGVPVVGLIGAAAALVSEQRVGVLATPATVASGAYRESIEALHPGTLVVQQACPDFVPLIEAGDLRSDELREAAIRYLQPLLEASVDSVVLGCTHYPLLVPLLANLLPPHMRLIDPAVAVATQLDAFLGQPLPGSQNQPLSLEAAHFCVTKDPQGFAERATAWLGQRPCVDLVNLQP, via the coding sequence TTGACCATTCGTCTCGGACTGTTTGACAGTGGCATTGGCGGGCTCACCGTCCTGCGCAGAATCCTCGAGCGTCACGGTGCAGTACCCGTGACGTACCTAGGCGACACCGCCCGTGTTCCCTACGGCAGTCGCTCTCCTTCAGAAATTCGTTCGATTGCGGCTGAGGTTGTGGCTTGGTTGCGAGCTCAACAGGTCTCCACCGTTGTGATGGCTTGCAACACCACCAATGCTCTCGCCAGAGACGTGACCGAGGGACAAGCAGGTGTTCCCGTTGTAGGGCTGATTGGAGCAGCCGCTGCATTGGTTAGCGAACAGAGGGTTGGCGTTCTCGCCACTCCAGCAACGGTGGCCTCTGGCGCCTATCGCGAGAGCATCGAAGCGCTCCATCCTGGAACCTTGGTGGTGCAACAGGCCTGTCCAGACTTTGTTCCCTTGATCGAAGCCGGAGATCTCCGTTCTGATGAACTTCGTGAAGCTGCGATTCGGTACTTACAGCCCTTGCTTGAAGCCTCCGTCGATTCGGTGGTGCTCGGTTGCACCCACTACCCGCTGCTGGTGCCGCTACTGGCGAACTTATTGCCTCCTCACATGCGTCTGATCGACCCTGCTGTCGCCGTCGCAACGCAACTCGATGCCTTTCTGGGCCAACCGTTGCCTGGAAGCCAAAACCAGCCTTTATCACTGGAAGCCGCCCATTTTTGCGTGACGAAAGATCCCCAGGGGTTTGCTGAGAGAGCCACGGCTTGGCTGGGTCAAAGGCCTTGCGTTGATCTCGTGAATCTGCAGCCATAG
- the sds gene encoding solanesyl diphosphate synthase: MATVTELLQPVESDLEILLSDLRSLIGAGHPILQAAAEHLFSAGGKRLRPGIVLLISRAISADGELSSRHRRLAEITEMIHTASLVHDDVVDEASTRRGVETVHSRFNYRVAVLAGDFLFAQASWHLANLDNLDVVKLLSRVIMDLADGEVKQGLFRFDTGQSFETYFEKSYCKTASLIANSAKAAGVLSDLSEPHLESLYHYGRQLGLAFQVVDDILDFTGNDQQLGKPAASDLSSGYLTAPALYALEERPALSSLIEREFSGEGDLETALAFVRESEAIPRTRELAKTFAREARESLDWMPESPSRTALLELPDFVLSRLY, translated from the coding sequence ATGGCCACCGTCACCGAGTTGCTGCAGCCGGTCGAGTCGGATCTTGAGATCCTGCTAAGCGACCTTCGCAGCCTGATAGGAGCCGGTCACCCGATTCTCCAAGCTGCTGCTGAACACCTCTTCAGCGCTGGGGGCAAACGACTCAGGCCTGGAATCGTGTTGCTGATTTCAAGGGCGATTTCTGCAGACGGAGAGTTGAGTTCACGCCATCGACGCCTGGCGGAGATCACTGAAATGATCCACACCGCCTCGCTCGTCCACGACGATGTTGTTGATGAAGCGTCAACACGACGTGGTGTTGAGACCGTTCACAGCCGATTTAATTACAGAGTTGCCGTTCTCGCCGGTGATTTTTTGTTTGCTCAGGCGAGTTGGCACCTGGCAAACCTCGACAATCTGGATGTCGTGAAATTGCTTAGTCGCGTGATCATGGATCTCGCCGATGGAGAAGTAAAACAAGGCTTATTTCGCTTCGATACAGGCCAATCATTTGAAACCTATTTCGAAAAGAGCTATTGCAAAACCGCTTCATTAATTGCCAATAGTGCAAAAGCTGCAGGTGTTTTAAGTGACTTGTCAGAACCTCATCTTGAATCGCTTTATCACTACGGCCGTCAGCTCGGTTTGGCTTTCCAGGTTGTCGATGACATACTTGATTTTACTGGCAATGATCAACAACTCGGGAAACCGGCAGCCAGTGATCTCTCCAGTGGATATCTCACAGCACCAGCGTTGTATGCCCTTGAGGAGCGTCCAGCTCTGTCGAGTTTGATTGAACGAGAATTCAGTGGAGAGGGTGATCTTGAAACCGCTTTGGCTTTCGTGCGTGAGTCAGAAGCGATTCCTCGCACACGCGAACTCGCCAAAACGTTCGCCCGAGAAGCTCGCGAATCCTTGGATTGGATGCCCGAATCCCCGTCCCGCACAGCCTTACTCGAGTTACCAGATTTCGTTCTCAGTCGTTTGTACTGA
- a CDS encoding HAD family phosphatase, with protein sequence MMPKPGSLSAPKACLFDLDGLLLDTEPLQAEAWKAAAACFNGSLSLQQLQLLKGRRRDDNANLVCSWLPQSVSAEELLKAREPIARRLVAEAPAVPGAEQFIQFCSSKQLPMVLVTSSKEASLLYKISGHPWLDLIQSRVLGDDSELRAGKPAPDPYVLATQRLGLSPGECWVFEDSQAGCQSALEAGCWVWQLVDALSEIDANAMQHPRLTLITSLGEGEEQLRNSFSTND encoded by the coding sequence ATGATGCCAAAGCCTGGATCCTTGTCAGCGCCAAAAGCATGCCTGTTCGATCTTGATGGTCTCCTGCTTGATACCGAACCTTTGCAGGCAGAGGCTTGGAAGGCAGCAGCAGCATGCTTCAACGGATCCTTATCGCTTCAGCAACTGCAACTGCTCAAGGGACGTCGCCGCGATGACAATGCCAACTTGGTTTGCTCATGGTTGCCCCAGTCAGTTTCGGCGGAAGAACTCCTGAAAGCACGGGAGCCGATTGCTAGGCGTTTAGTAGCTGAGGCTCCAGCCGTTCCTGGCGCGGAGCAATTCATCCAATTTTGCAGCTCCAAGCAGTTACCCATGGTTCTGGTCACCAGTAGTAAGGAAGCGTCTCTGCTCTACAAAATCTCCGGCCACCCATGGCTGGATTTAATTCAAAGCCGTGTGTTGGGCGATGACTCTGAACTTCGCGCGGGGAAACCAGCTCCTGATCCCTACGTGTTAGCGACCCAACGGCTGGGGTTGTCGCCAGGGGAATGCTGGGTGTTTGAGGATTCCCAGGCTGGCTGTCAGTCGGCCTTAGAGGCAGGCTGCTGGGTTTGGCAGTTGGTCGACGCGCTCAGCGAAATCGATGCAAATGCAATGCAACATCCCCGTCTCACCCTCATCACCAGCTTGGGCGAAGGAGAGGAACAACTCCGGAACAGCTTCAGTACAAACGACTGA
- the acs gene encoding acetate--CoA ligase, with the protein MSEGSTIESVLQEERVFDPPANLARDARISGMESYRALAEAAKSDPDAFWGEAARRELHWFEPFHTVLDWNNPPFARWFEGGTTNLSYNCLDRHLNGPKANKTALIWEGEPGDVRTFTYQELHAEVCRAANALKAIGIGKGDLVALYMPMVPEAAIAMLACARIGAPHSVVFGGFSAEALRDRLIDGEVKAVITADGGFRKDKPVSLKPAVNAALADGACPTVKSVLVVKRTDQPVEMVEGRDQWWHDLVANQSDACVAEPMASEDRLFVLYTSGSTGKPKGVVHTTAGYNLWAHLTFQWIFDIRDDDVFWCTADVGWITGHSYIVYGPLSNGATTVMYEGAPRPSKPGAFWELIQKHRISIFYTAPTAIRAFMRSGRAVPDQYDMSSLRLLGTVGEPINPEAWMWYRDVVGGERCPIVDTWWQTETGGVMISPLPGATPTKPGSATLPLPGIQADIIDAEGNSCGPNEGGYLAVRAPWPGMMRTVHGNPQRFRESYWEAIRPADGSHLYFAGDGARRDTDGYFWVMGRVDDVINVSGHRLGTMEIESALVSHPAVAEAAVVGRPDDLKGEGIVAFVTLELGRESNDALLAELRAHVGKEIGPIARPDEIRCSDALPKTRSGKIMRRILRALAAGEEVTGDTSTLEDRSVLDRLRG; encoded by the coding sequence ATGAGTGAGGGTTCCACCATTGAGAGCGTGCTTCAAGAAGAACGTGTCTTTGATCCACCAGCGAACCTCGCCAGGGATGCGCGAATTTCTGGGATGGAGTCCTATCGCGCTCTAGCTGAAGCGGCCAAATCCGATCCAGATGCGTTCTGGGGAGAAGCGGCGCGTCGTGAACTGCATTGGTTTGAACCGTTTCATACCGTTCTCGACTGGAACAACCCACCGTTTGCACGCTGGTTTGAGGGGGGAACGACCAACCTCTCCTACAACTGTCTTGACCGTCATCTGAATGGCCCCAAGGCCAACAAGACAGCCCTGATCTGGGAGGGGGAGCCCGGGGATGTGCGCACCTTCACCTACCAAGAGCTGCATGCCGAGGTGTGCCGTGCTGCTAACGCCCTCAAGGCCATCGGAATTGGCAAAGGCGACCTGGTTGCGCTGTACATGCCGATGGTGCCTGAGGCCGCCATCGCGATGCTCGCTTGCGCGCGCATTGGCGCTCCTCACTCTGTGGTGTTTGGAGGGTTTTCTGCAGAAGCCCTGCGTGATCGCCTCATCGACGGTGAAGTGAAAGCGGTGATCACGGCCGATGGAGGTTTCCGCAAAGACAAGCCTGTTTCGCTGAAGCCAGCTGTGAATGCAGCGCTTGCCGATGGTGCATGCCCAACGGTGAAGTCCGTGCTCGTCGTGAAACGCACCGACCAACCGGTGGAGATGGTGGAGGGGAGAGATCAGTGGTGGCACGACCTGGTCGCCAATCAATCGGATGCTTGCGTTGCTGAGCCGATGGCAAGCGAAGACCGGTTGTTTGTGCTTTACACCTCTGGATCAACCGGAAAACCCAAAGGTGTAGTCCACACCACCGCGGGATACAACCTCTGGGCCCATTTGACCTTTCAATGGATCTTCGACATCCGTGACGATGACGTGTTTTGGTGCACGGCCGATGTGGGCTGGATCACCGGACACAGCTACATCGTCTACGGGCCTCTGTCGAACGGCGCCACCACAGTGATGTACGAGGGAGCTCCTCGACCCTCGAAGCCAGGGGCGTTCTGGGAGCTGATCCAGAAACACCGAATCAGCATTTTTTACACCGCTCCCACGGCCATTCGTGCCTTTATGAGGAGTGGCCGTGCGGTGCCTGATCAGTACGACATGAGCAGCCTGCGCCTGCTCGGCACCGTCGGTGAGCCGATCAACCCTGAAGCCTGGATGTGGTATCGCGATGTGGTGGGCGGGGAACGCTGCCCGATCGTTGACACCTGGTGGCAAACCGAAACCGGTGGCGTGATGATCAGCCCCCTCCCTGGAGCGACCCCCACCAAGCCTGGCTCTGCCACCTTGCCCCTACCTGGGATCCAAGCCGACATCATCGATGCAGAGGGCAATAGCTGTGGACCGAACGAAGGTGGATACCTAGCGGTGCGAGCCCCTTGGCCAGGAATGATGCGCACCGTTCATGGAAATCCGCAACGGTTCCGCGAGAGCTACTGGGAGGCGATTCGCCCTGCAGATGGATCACACCTCTACTTCGCTGGTGATGGGGCACGCCGGGATACCGACGGTTATTTCTGGGTGATGGGGCGCGTGGATGACGTAATCAATGTCTCGGGTCATCGTCTTGGCACGATGGAAATCGAATCAGCCTTGGTGAGTCATCCCGCCGTAGCCGAAGCCGCTGTGGTCGGTCGACCTGATGATCTCAAGGGTGAGGGCATCGTTGCCTTCGTCACACTGGAATTGGGACGAGAGTCCAACGACGCCCTCCTTGCGGAACTGCGCGCCCATGTCGGCAAAGAGATCGGACCGATCGCCAGGCCCGACGAGATTCGCTGCAGCGATGCGTTGCCAAAAACGCGCAGTGGCAAGATCATGCGCCGGATTCTGCGCGCTCTTGCTGCCGGTGAAGAGGTCACTGGCGATACCAGCACACTGGAAGACCGCTCCGTTCTTGATCGTTTACGCGGCTAA
- a CDS encoding DUF1350 family protein — protein MSRWQRQQGCWCLWPASAQGLIEFIGGSYLATNPQISYRRLLEGLAARQLAVHAWSYVPGFDHQLQAREGWQALRACRSVFNQRLGKDLVPVRVGHSLGCKLHLLAPDGGRNSLAMAALSFNNFTAERSIPLLGTIAPSLGVVTEFSPGPEETLRLIERYYLQPHNLVIRFGADQLDQSQDLMQALSKRSGDQSQFVAMNGDHLTPASAGLRQGLLGDWADDPARARVIGSLIESIGNLGLGLERQ, from the coding sequence ATGAGCCGCTGGCAGCGACAACAGGGTTGCTGGTGCCTCTGGCCTGCTTCAGCGCAAGGACTGATTGAATTCATTGGGGGCAGCTACTTAGCCACCAATCCCCAGATCAGTTACCGGCGTCTATTGGAAGGATTGGCTGCCCGTCAGCTTGCAGTGCATGCCTGGAGTTACGTACCAGGTTTCGACCATCAGCTGCAGGCGCGAGAAGGTTGGCAGGCCCTGCGCGCCTGTCGCTCAGTCTTCAATCAGCGTTTAGGAAAAGATCTCGTTCCGGTGCGTGTGGGTCACAGCCTGGGCTGCAAGTTGCATTTGCTGGCCCCGGATGGAGGGCGAAACAGTCTTGCGATGGCTGCGTTGAGCTTCAACAACTTCACCGCTGAACGGTCGATCCCCCTGCTTGGCACAATCGCGCCAAGCCTTGGTGTGGTGACGGAATTCAGCCCTGGGCCTGAGGAAACACTGCGCTTGATCGAACGCTATTACCTCCAGCCTCACAACCTGGTGATTCGCTTCGGGGCTGATCAGCTGGATCAAAGCCAAGACCTGATGCAAGCGCTTAGCAAGCGCTCCGGTGATCAAAGCCAGTTTGTTGCCATGAACGGAGATCACCTCACCCCTGCCAGTGCTGGACTGCGACAGGGGCTCCTAGGAGATTGGGCCGATGATCCAGCAAGAGCCAGGGTGATCGGCTCCTTGATTGAATCGATTGGCAATTTGGGACTCGGTCTTGAACGTCAGTGA
- a CDS encoding peroxiredoxin, translated as MALTIGDRAPEIALEDQDGVLRRRDELQNKVLVLFFYPKDDTPGCTAEACAFRDTYSSFEALGAVVWGVSSDDAVSHRKFAQRYQLPFPLLSDQGQRLRTRFGVPKVLGLLPGRVTYVIDAEGTIRHIFNNMLDGPAHVREAERIVKGLSKG; from the coding sequence ATGGCTCTCACGATCGGAGACCGGGCACCAGAGATTGCCCTCGAAGATCAAGACGGCGTTCTGCGTCGTCGTGATGAGCTGCAAAACAAGGTGTTGGTGCTGTTTTTCTACCCCAAGGACGACACTCCTGGCTGCACTGCTGAAGCGTGTGCCTTCCGCGACACCTACTCTTCTTTCGAGGCTCTCGGAGCTGTTGTTTGGGGTGTCAGCAGTGACGATGCTGTAAGCCATCGAAAATTTGCCCAGCGTTATCAATTGCCCTTTCCCCTCCTCAGTGATCAGGGACAACGACTGCGTACGCGTTTCGGGGTTCCAAAAGTTCTCGGATTGCTTCCAGGACGGGTGACCTATGTGATTGATGCAGAGGGCACGATTCGCCATATTTTCAACAACATGCTCGATGGTCCTGCGCACGTGCGTGAAGCCGAGCGAATCGTGAAGGGGCTGTCAAAAGGATGA
- a CDS encoding 3'-5' exonuclease, producing the protein MESDAVPGQLNLLGEFQMEEPEPLPIQQRERLDESTAQTLLIIDTETSGLDPDAHHCLEIGAILFDVPSRQVLAQMSCLLPVESNAAEAINRIPAAVTRLPQPWKPGLDYFQELLNAADLLVAHNAAFDRQWLGRGHLPATDLPWLCSMEDMRWPKDKQLRSRPSVRDLALAYEIPVWAAHRALSDCIYLAEVFRRCDQLEQLIERGLEPRSLMRAQVSYDDRQLAREAGFRWNDPVKGAWTRRLSAREAEELPFAVVQQDEI; encoded by the coding sequence ATGGAGTCAGACGCTGTTCCGGGGCAATTGAATCTTCTTGGGGAATTCCAGATGGAGGAACCGGAACCTCTCCCGATACAACAAAGGGAAAGGCTCGATGAATCCACAGCACAAACTCTGTTGATCATTGATACGGAAACCTCTGGCCTCGATCCAGATGCGCATCACTGCCTCGAAATCGGGGCGATTTTGTTCGATGTCCCAAGCCGGCAGGTCCTGGCCCAGATGTCCTGCTTGTTGCCTGTTGAGTCCAATGCCGCTGAGGCCATCAATCGCATCCCCGCAGCCGTAACGCGCTTGCCGCAACCCTGGAAACCAGGACTGGATTACTTCCAGGAGCTGCTGAACGCTGCTGATCTGCTGGTTGCACACAACGCGGCCTTTGACCGGCAATGGTTGGGCAGGGGCCATCTACCTGCCACAGATCTGCCCTGGCTCTGCAGCATGGAAGACATGCGTTGGCCAAAAGATAAGCAACTCAGATCACGCCCTTCAGTTCGAGACTTGGCATTGGCCTACGAGATTCCGGTTTGGGCAGCCCATCGAGCTCTCAGCGATTGCATCTATTTGGCCGAAGTGTTCCGCCGTTGCGATCAACTTGAACAACTGATTGAAAGGGGACTAGAACCACGCTCCTTAATGCGAGCTCAGGTCTCCTATGACGATCGCCAGCTCGCTCGTGAAGCGGGATTCCGCTGGAATGATCCGGTGAAAGGAGCCTGGACAAGGCGTCTCAGCGCCCGTGAAGCGGAAGAACTGCCATTTGCAGTCGTGCAGCAAGACGAGATTTAA
- the pstS gene encoding phosphate ABC transporter substrate-binding protein PstS, with product MRRPFMIRSSLTLIGVAAGLSLAACTSTENSNSNIEGTLSAAGASFPAAIYQRWFSDLAPQGIEVNYQSVGSGAGVRQFTAGTVDFGASDKPMKPEAIDKVSRGVVQIPMTAGAIAVAYNNSDCELKLTQDQLSGIFLGSIKNYSELGCDPKAIKIVHRSDGSGTTYNFTKHLSAISSEWKDNVGADKSVQWPSGIGAKGNEGVSAQLQQIDGGIGYVELAYVKGDLQAAAVQNGSGKQVLPTNKTASEALGSIDLGPDLIGGNPNPMGGYPIVTFTWVLAYANENAEKLPLLQKTFNYMLSDEAQSKAPELGYVSLPPEVISKAKEAISTIKE from the coding sequence ATGCGTCGTCCTTTCATGATTCGCTCATCCCTCACTCTCATCGGTGTAGCTGCAGGCCTCAGCCTTGCAGCATGTACCAGCACAGAAAACAGCAACAGCAACATTGAAGGGACACTCTCTGCAGCAGGTGCTTCCTTTCCCGCTGCAATTTATCAACGCTGGTTTTCGGACCTAGCGCCACAAGGAATCGAAGTCAATTATCAATCTGTAGGCTCTGGAGCAGGAGTACGCCAATTCACAGCAGGAACAGTCGACTTCGGGGCTTCTGACAAGCCAATGAAACCCGAAGCCATTGACAAAGTGAGTCGAGGGGTCGTTCAGATTCCGATGACAGCTGGTGCAATCGCCGTGGCTTACAACAACTCAGACTGTGAACTGAAGCTAACGCAAGATCAATTATCCGGAATCTTTTTAGGCTCGATTAAAAACTACAGCGAGCTGGGTTGCGATCCAAAAGCCATCAAGATTGTTCATCGTTCCGATGGATCGGGAACCACCTACAACTTCACCAAGCACCTTTCAGCGATTAGTTCTGAATGGAAAGATAACGTAGGCGCTGACAAATCTGTCCAGTGGCCATCAGGAATTGGAGCCAAAGGAAATGAAGGGGTGTCCGCTCAACTTCAACAAATCGATGGTGGCATTGGCTATGTCGAACTTGCCTATGTGAAAGGAGACCTGCAAGCAGCAGCTGTTCAAAACGGCTCAGGAAAGCAAGTTTTGCCCACCAACAAAACTGCCAGTGAAGCACTGGGATCGATCGACCTCGGGCCAGATCTGATCGGTGGCAACCCAAACCCTATGGGTGGATATCCAATCGTGACGTTCACATGGGTGCTGGCCTACGCCAACGAGAATGCTGAAAAGCTCCCTCTGCTTCAGAAGACCTTCAACTACATGCTCTCTGACGAGGCCCAGTCCAAAGCTCCAGAACTTGGCTATGTTTCACTTCCTCCAGAAGTAATTAGCAAAGCCAAAGAAGCGATCAGCACAATCAAGGAGTAA
- the arsJ gene encoding organoarsenical effux MFS transporter ArsJ, which produces MRLSSLQQYSVVTANYWAFTLTDGALRMLVLFHFHELGYSTLEIAFLFLFYEFFGILTNLYGGLIGARYGLRLTLWVGTLLQIFALLMLIPVAASWPKLLSVSYVMVAQAISGIAKDLNKMSAKSAIKVVVPVNADDAQTGESQLFKWVAILTGSKNALKGVGFFLGGVLLTSFGFNNAVGWMAAGLAFAFLPTLVLPADFGKMKDKPSLSSLFSKSEGINVLSLARFFLFGARDVWFVVALPVFLEASLGWSFWEIGGFLGLWVIGYGIVQGAAPALRRLWGKTTPPGISSLQFWSALLTAVPALIAVALWREVDVSIAITAGLAVFGVVFAMNSSIHSYMVLSYTDSENVSLNVGFYYMANAAGRLTGTLLSGAVFLLGGMEACLWMSCLLVSLAFLTSCKLPLPPRHCVNPVQSV; this is translated from the coding sequence ATGAGGCTCTCTTCGCTGCAACAATACAGCGTCGTGACAGCCAATTACTGGGCGTTCACTCTTACCGATGGCGCCTTGCGCATGCTGGTGTTGTTTCACTTCCATGAACTTGGCTATTCCACCCTTGAGATTGCATTTCTGTTTCTCTTTTATGAGTTTTTTGGGATCCTGACCAATCTCTATGGTGGTTTGATTGGTGCTCGTTATGGGTTACGTCTCACGCTTTGGGTTGGCACGTTGCTGCAGATTTTTGCGTTGTTGATGTTGATACCTGTGGCTGCTAGTTGGCCCAAGTTGTTGAGTGTGAGCTATGTGATGGTGGCTCAGGCAATCAGTGGCATTGCAAAGGACCTCAATAAAATGAGTGCTAAAAGTGCAATTAAGGTTGTTGTTCCCGTGAATGCAGATGACGCACAGACGGGTGAATCACAACTCTTTAAATGGGTTGCGATTCTTACTGGGTCCAAAAATGCACTGAAGGGAGTCGGATTTTTTCTGGGTGGGGTGCTTCTCACATCCTTCGGCTTCAATAATGCAGTTGGCTGGATGGCGGCCGGTTTGGCATTTGCATTCCTGCCAACTTTGGTTTTACCTGCTGATTTCGGCAAGATGAAGGACAAGCCTTCGTTGTCTTCACTGTTCTCTAAATCTGAGGGGATCAACGTCCTGTCCTTGGCTCGTTTCTTCTTGTTTGGGGCTAGAGATGTCTGGTTTGTGGTGGCCTTGCCTGTTTTCCTAGAGGCGTCTTTGGGCTGGAGCTTCTGGGAGATCGGCGGTTTTCTGGGCCTTTGGGTGATTGGATACGGGATCGTCCAGGGGGCCGCTCCTGCTTTACGTCGTCTTTGGGGTAAGACCACTCCACCTGGGATCTCATCCCTGCAGTTTTGGAGTGCCTTATTAACTGCGGTACCGGCCCTCATCGCTGTTGCCCTTTGGCGCGAAGTTGATGTGTCGATTGCCATCACCGCTGGACTGGCTGTTTTTGGAGTGGTGTTTGCAATGAACTCCTCCATTCACTCCTACATGGTGCTCTCGTACACCGATTCCGAGAACGTCAGCCTTAACGTTGGTTTTTATTACATGGCGAATGCAGCTGGCCGTTTAACGGGCACCTTATTATCTGGAGCTGTTTTTCTTTTAGGGGGAATGGAGGCTTGTTTGTGGATGTCTTGCCTTCTTGTAAGTTTGGCCTTTTTGACCAGCTGTAAATTACCGCTTCCGCCTAGACATTGTGTTAATCCTGTCCAGTCTGTGTAA